The following coding sequences lie in one Rutidosis leptorrhynchoides isolate AG116_Rl617_1_P2 chromosome 4, CSIRO_AGI_Rlap_v1, whole genome shotgun sequence genomic window:
- the LOC139841060 gene encoding F-box protein CPR1-like, translated as MDVIEEILERLDPEDLLRCKSVCKSWYNLISSDSFVKAHLKRSYISNREHRFFRIHIDWNSSYITENNNKLWRNFMMVGSCDGLVCISRFEEELLVANPSTREVIKLPKVPYSNWRCWGFGYDSLTDDFKVVVGFNESKHHMRFQLLSLKSNQWKFAGEGDCLSYRTCSFYPYRPYPYPGVLYDGALHWFMYDTKKKKKKKKKKKIVILSFDISLEEFKEIPQPDDDSYSCDDRTRLEIFDECLCIYNSYDIHTNHRQIWVMKNYNCWQLIPSDYAREKFDDITGLALHINRDNTLHLYVDPRYGKFSFHIVFPIFVKSLVSPKIKKKYQYE; from the coding sequence ATGGATGTAATTGAAGAGATTCTTGAAAGATTGGATCCAGAAGATCTTCTCCGATGCAAGAGCGTTTGTAAGTCATGGTATAATTTGATATCATCTGATTCTTTTGTTAAAGCTCATCTTAAACGTAGTTACATTAGCAATCGTGAACATCGATTTTTTAGAATTCATATAGATTGGAATAGCTCttatattactgaaaataataataaattatggcgTAATTTTATGATGGTTGGTTCCTGTGATGGCCTTGTTTGCATCTCTCGTTTTGAAGAAGAATTATTAGTAGCTAATCCCTCCACTCGAGAGGTTATAAAGCTGCCAAAGGTTCCGTACAGTAATTGGAGATGTTGGGGATTTGGTTATGATTCTTTAACCGATGATTTTAAGGTTGTTGTCGGGTTTAATGAGTCCAAACATCATATGCGCTTTCAATTGTTATCTTTAAAATCAAATCAATGGAAATTCGCTGGAGAAGGCGATTGTTTAAGTTATAGAACATGTTCTTTTTATCCTTATCGTCCTTATCCTTATCCTGGTGTTTTATACGATGGGGCGCTTCATTGGTTTATGTATGAtactaagaagaagaagaagaagaagaaaaagaagaagatagTTATTCTATCTTTTGATATATCTCtggaggaatttaaagaaatccccCAACCTGATGATGACAGTTATTCATGTGATGATCGAACCAGATTAGAGATATTTGATGAATGTCTTTGCATATataattcatatgatattcatactAATCACCGCCAGATATGGGTGATGAAAAACTACAATTGTTGGCAACTGATCCCAAGTGATTACGCACGTGAAAAATTTGATGACATTACTGGATTGGCACTCCATATCAATCGAGACAACACTTTGCATTTATATGTTGATCCTCGGTATGGCAAGTTTAGTTTTCATATTGTTTTTCCTATATTTGTCAAGTCCCTTGTATCtccaaagataaaaaaaaaatatcaatacgAGTAG